In the genome of Phlebotomus papatasi isolate M1 chromosome 2, Ppap_2.1, whole genome shotgun sequence, one region contains:
- the LOC129800443 gene encoding uncharacterized protein LOC129800443, whose product MLRLLVLCILLVLSCHLASSYDPTDKEISSVLPPEGTFEAFYPREQNGIPNGSSRPPHGHGSFFKYRNPALVDTKNAAAYGFRFDGMRRFNFD is encoded by the coding sequence ATGTTGCGTTTGTTGGTACTCTGTATCCTCCTTGTACTCTCCTGCCATTTGGCATCCTCGTACGATCCCACGGACAAAGAGATCAGTTCAGTGTTGCCCCCCGAAGGCACCTTCGAAGCCTTCTATCCACGTGAACAGAATGGAATCCCCAATGGATCATCACGTCCACCCCATGGACACGGCAGTTTCTTCAAGTATCGCAATCCAGCACTCGTGGACACCAAGAATGCTGCTGCCTATGGCTTCCGCTTCGACGGCATGAGGAGATTCAACTTTGATTGA